The following is a genomic window from Mustela lutreola isolate mMusLut2 chromosome 5, mMusLut2.pri, whole genome shotgun sequence.
AGGGTACGTTAACAGCCAGGGTTTAAAGCCAAGtgtgtctgactccagagccaacAGTTTTTGACGGTGTCACACTGTAGTGTTGCACAAAGATTTAGTGTCAGAATCAGAGGCAGCACTGCAGGGGAGAAgaaactgctggtgggaataccaGGACTTTCTGATCTGCCTGCCCCGATCCCAGCTTATCTGTATTTCCCCTTCATTCCATCTTCATTATTCAGCCATGCCCAGAGGTCAGTGATTTCAGTGTCCATCCCTTCTGCATACTCAGGCTTACTCTTTTCTCTGCTTACTACCTCCTGTAgttcttttgttatttatgaACTAGTTCActgttctttccctcccttctgtttttcttcctaacTGTAGACATCTCTGAAAGCTCTCACATGTGCCCCACAGttattctcagtttctttctttcattcccatCATATACAGTTTTTTGTCTTCCAGCAGAGAAACCaatgtatatttgatttttttttttcccccagactggGAGACAAGACTTGAAACCAGAGAATCAACGACAAAGCCCACCATTACTGAAGATTTATCCTATGGGGTAATAATGGAAAGAGGTCTCTGGCCTTCTTTAGGAGAAGCGTGGGAACCTGATAATTGGttagatggaaaagagaaaaaccaggaCAGACATCCGCACCAAGTGGCCCTTACTCATAAGGAAACCCTCCCTGAGAGGCGGGCATATGGTGGTCATGAATTTAAAAGATGTTCTAGTCAGAGGTCAGTCTTTGATATACAGCAAAGTGTTCCTGTGGGACAAAGGCCCCATAATCAGAATTCATGTGGCGAAGACACTAAACAGAATTCTGAATTAATTAAAGCTCAAAGTATGTTTGTAGGAAAGAAAATCTATGAATGTAATGAATGCAGGAAAACCTTCAGCCAGAGCTCATCTCTTCTTAAGCACCAGAGGATTCATACTGGGGAGAAACCCTATAAGTGTAATGTATGCGGGAAGCACTTCATTGAACGCTCCTCCCTTACTGTACATcaaagaattcatactggagagaaaccctacaaATGTAACgaatgtgggaaaaccttcagCCAGAGCATGAACCTTACTGTTCATCAAAGAACTCATACCGGAGAGAAACCCTATCAGTGTAAAGAGTGTGGAAAAGCTTTCCGTAAGAATTCATCCCTTATTCAACATGAAAggattcatactggagagaaaccctacaaatgtaatgaatgtgggaaagctttTACCCAAAGCATGAATCTTACAGTTcatcagagaactcacacaggagaAAAACCCTATGAGtgcaatgaatgtgggaaagcctttagtCAGAGCATGCACCTTATTGTACATCAGAGAAgtcatactggagaaaaaccctaTGAGTGTAgtgaatgtggaaaagcctttagTAAAAGCTCAACCCTTACCCTACATCAACGAAAtcacactggagaaaaaccctACAAATGTAACAAATGTGGGAAATCCTTTAGTCAAAGTACATACCTTATAGAACACCAGAGACTTCACTCTGGAGTAAAACCTTTTGAATGTAATCAgtgtggaaaagctttcagcaaGAATTCATCTCTTACTCAACATcggagaattcatactggagagaaaccttatgaatgtaTGGTATGTGGAAAACATTTCACTGGGCGATCTTCCCTTACTGTACATCAGGttattcatactggagagaaaccttatgaatgCAATGAATGTGGAAAGGCCTTTAGCCAGAGTGCATACCTTATTGAACATCAAAGaattcatactggtgagaaaccctatgaatgtgaTCAGTGTGGAAAAGCCTTCATTAAGAATTCATCCCTTATAGTGCATCAGAGAACtcatacaggagagaaaccctatcagtgtaatgaatgtggaaaagccttcagtCGGAGTACAAACCTTACACGACATCAGAGAACTCATACATGAGTTTTTTCATTGAACCCTTCACCAGGATTAACTCTTCAATGATAATCAGATAAAGCATGTAACACAGAAACctaataaatgtaattattgtAGGAATCTTTTAGGTGAAGTATAAATTACTATATCAGATAATACCACTGCAAAGAAACCATATAGAATAGAGAAATCTTAATTCAGAATGTAAAACATTCCTTTACACCAGAAGCTTTAAATAGCTAATGTTCTAAACAAAGAAGATTCATGAAGATAAGTTCTATCGTATGTCATAGTGTAGATCTTTGGATATCAGAGacttcacactggagagaaaaggTGAGAATGCTAAACTGGACAGCCCAAAGACCTGGTATGTAGTCCTGATCTGCCACTAACTTGGACAAGTCACCTACTTTCACCAGGTCACAGTATCCTTATTTGGTAAATGAGAGATTTTGAATTTAGAAGGTCTCCATGGTCCCTATTAATTCTAAAATGCTATGAACCTATAAATATAACCAACACTGGGAAATCCTTGATCTTTTACCATGTTATATGTGTTATCTAGATGCTTCTATTCCACCATCTGGTTTCCTTGGATGTTTTGGGTCAAAATTCTCTACCTCTACCAAATCCTATTATTATCCATCCatgttcctctcccctctcccatgcTGTTATTTTCTCCCATAAATCATAAACTGGTTGCTACCGGGTGATGAAACAATTGTACGGATCATAATGCAATAGCATGCTATTTTGAGTTCTCAATTAATAGTCATTAAACTACTGTTAAGCAAGCTAATTATTTAGAAAACAGTGTTAACTTAAATATAGTCTCTAAGTACATAGGATTCAAACATGTATCTTTGTACCATACTCTGTGTCAaagtgagaaggagaaaaagctaGACACTAATGGACATGAAAATGTGACATAGTAACAAAATCTTTGCAACTCAAAACAATCATAGGTTTTATAGATCTCCAGTGATGACATtagatttaaatgaaataaatttcattgatttcataCATACTTAAAAAGTGCTAAGTATGTGACAGACATGATTAGAAGATCAAAATGGGTAAGAtatattctttgctttttaaaaaagattttatttatttatttgacagaaagaaagatcacaagtaggcagaaaggcaggcagagagagagggggaagcaggctccctgctgagcagtgactGTTAGGGTCAAGAAGACCTCAACCTAGGGAGGTGCAGAGAAACAACACTAAGGCAGCTCTTTCTGCAACAGCACGGGCTTTATTGTTCCAGCATGCTGGGGCTCTGCAGCATACCCGAAGatcaggcagaggctgagagcccTGATCAAGGGGAGCATAtggtttttatacattttttagacAAAGGCTTGGCACAAAGCCACAATCACAGTGACCTCTTTACACAGTTACAGTTCCTGGTATGCTCTGCACAGTTTACATTTTTCAGTTAGCCATATCTTATCGTCCGGGTGCAGCTGGGGTCAGGCAACTGTGAAACTAGGACAAAACAGTTCTCTTCTTTGTTAACCACAAGCATAATtcaagacatttctttctttctttttttttttttttttaaagattttatttatttgacagagagaaatcacaagtagatagagaggcaggcagagagagagagagggaagcaggatccctgctgagcagagagcccgatgcgggatgcgggactcgatcccaggaccccgagatcatgacctgagccgaaggcagcggcttaacccactgagccacccaggcaccctcaaggaCATTTCTTAAGCAGGAAACGTGCTTAAGATGCCCCGATGTGGGGCCTCGGGGGAATGGAGGGGAACACAAGGGGAAGGCCATGTTCCTACTTCTCAAGGTTCAACCGGCAAAGCAGCAGAGCAGTCAGAGAAAAGCAAGTTAGCAGAAGCTCCACACAATTTAACTCTTTCAGCTCTGGATCTCTTCATGACCacccccccaatgtggggcttgatctcaggaccctgggatcatgacctgagccgaaggcacaggcttaacccactgagacacccaggtgcccctattcgtTGCTTTTTAAGGGCTCAACTAAAAACTGGCCTgggatgggaaaggaagaattCAAGCAATAATGAGGCAGAATCTAGATAATGTGGTAATTGATTAAATGTAGGAACTTGAATTTACTTGGATGGATGGAGTACCATAATTAAGAACACACAAAGTTGACAGATTTTTGTGGGGACATGGTAAGTTCAGTTTGGGGGCATTTTAATGAGTCTGTGGGTATCCTAGTGAAGATTCCTGACAGACACTAGAATAACTGGCAGGACAATTATGAAGGGTGCTCTGAGAGTACTCTCATTGAATGGGGGAGGTAGAGGAAGTGGAACCAGTAGGAGCTGACAGGAAACAGCaaccagaaggaaaatgaaaaaacagaaggaaaaattagaaGATGGTAGCACAGAAGTGAAAGAATTTCACCTAAGGTAAGAATAGTTAATACTTTCATATGCCATGGAGGGTTAAAgtgagataaaaatttaaaatggccTTTGGTTTTGGTTACCGAAAGCCTTTGCTAAATATTAGTAGGTTGAAGAATGAGTAGAAGGACTCATTAGCTTGCCTGaggaaggagacacagagaaagataactaGAGGGAGACTGGCATTGAGAGCGGGTATATCTATCAGAAGAGCTTTATGGCTACAAATACTGGAAAGCCCAGTTAACAAGGCTTACAAGcaagcagggattttttttctcccctcttaaCAAATCTGGAGGTGGGTGGTATTGTTTCAAAGCAAAATTCAATATCTTTAGTTTGATAGCTTTTCCATCATGGTCACATGATGGCTGTTCTGCTTCAGGTAAAGTATCCGATtcaaggcaggaagaaggagggTGGGAAGCACCAGCAACATCTGTGCCTTTTATCAAAAGAGGTTGTCCCAGAAATTGCTCAGAGGACTTCCGCTTATATCTCATTGACCACAGCTGTGTTACATGGAGGCCAGCAGCAAAGGAGGCTGAGAAACTAAATACACTTCCAGCCTCTAAAGTGGAGGTAGGCAAAGAAAAGGAGGTTTGAGCAAGGTGTTGATGTGGCCAATAGTCTGACGAGAGTGTGTTTGCCTGACGGCTGAAAGGAAAGATGTGGGAGAGTGGAAGGTACAGCATGGAGGAGACAGGCAGCTCAAAGTGGGAAAACCGgactggggcagaggcagaagctaTAGGAACCTTTTTCGAAGGAAGGAAATTCTTCAGCAGGAGAGGTGGGAATCAAAAAGTGATGGGTACAGAACACGTCACACGTCTGTGCGTGGCAATGAAAGAGGCTCCCTATGGAACTGGGTCCCTTGGGCAGGTCAGTCTCTTTGGGCTATGTGACCTCTATGCTCTAACTCTTAAGGGCTGGACAAAGACGGAGGGAATGAAACAACCTTATCCTCAGAAACTTAGATCTTTAATATTTGTCCCTTACACCtagtttccttctctgccttcacAAAATTTTTTCTAGAGGAGGCAGAGATAAGAGATGGATAGAAagtagatgaaaatgaaaaaacaagagcaaaataaAGGGTCAGAAGGAAGGCACAGGACAAGGAGAAGAGGAAATATGAAACCTACTGAAGCCTAAGATAATGCAATAACTCAAAACTTGGTGAAACATTAACCTATAAAAGAAGCAGCTGGAGAAATGAGTCAGCTATACAGAGGTTGCACTATTTTTTCAGGAGTGTTTGCACGCCTTAGGTCCCTGTATGTCAGTTCTCAGTCATTCTGGTCAACAAGTAAGGAGGACAGTCTCTGCACCTCTTCTCTATCCCAGGGCCAAGACACCAGGTTCGAGCTACTAGACATGAGACCTCCAGCAAAACACTGAACATGTGGGTGCTTCATTTATTGTTAGTAGTGCAAACTGCACAGCTTGGGATTACAGAAGATACCCAtgtaaagtactcataaaagtgcccaacacacagtgctccataaACACATATTATCATCCTCATAtacttgaaaacaaaataacaccCAGACTCCTTAGCATGGCATCCGAAAAATTATCTTGGAATCACTAGACCCTCAAAACAAATTCGGTGCACACACAAAGGCGGTATGTCCGCCCCTGGGACTGTTGTAACAGCATCCTACCCGGCTTCCCTGTATTGCCCGGGTGCCACCGGAGTCTCTTCTTCCCTTGCAGCTGACCAGCGATTCTTTCCAAATGTGCTCAGCCACGTCACTCGCGCAGACTCCTTCGCTGGTTGCCCATCACACACGGAACGAATTCAAAGGTCTTCGATGGCCTGCAAGGTCCCGGTCCGCTTGGAACCTCCCGTGCAACGCTCCCTTGCCCACCGGGCCCTCTTCAGTCCCTCCAGCCTCACAAAGCCTCAGGCTCACCAAACACACACTTCAGTCTTGGGACCTCCCCGTCGCCTCCCCTTAGACAGCTCTTGCCCCACGTATTCACACGGTTTCCTCCCTCACCAGAGTCCAGTCTCTGCTCACGTGCTCCCCTCGAAAAGGATTTCCCCAATCGACTTAacatcatcccccccccccccacgccccggTTCACAGGTTTCCGAAGAGACATTAAGTGCAGGTTCCACggctctctccccagcccccagaacagtgcctgacacacgcGTTCTCCCAAAGTTGTCGAGAGGATGAAATCTCCcataaaaccccaaacaaaacgCCGTCGTGGGACCTAAGTCACTGGCACCGCTTCCTAAACCGACAGTCCCCTGACAAACCTCTGGTCACATTTTTTACTAAAATCACCGCCAACAAAGTTAaaacctccccttcctccctgagCTTCGCGAGAACATGTGTTCAAAGGCAACTAAACACCCGGCGTGGGATTCTCCACAAGCCACCCTGTAAAGGAATCCCACCACCGCCTCTGGGCTCCTTCCTGCCTCGGCAAGCCGCCGAACCCCAGGTCCGCTCGATCTCCTCCGCGCTTCTCTCGGGTCCCGAGGCCGCCACCCTGgtccccgccgcccgccccgTACCCCGGCCTCGCGCCCCCGCCGATCCCCCGGGCCACACCGCTACAATGGTTTGCGTTCTCCGCCCTCTCAAGTCTTCTCCGCGCAGTGCTCCTTCAGGAAGGCGCCTTTTGCGGCTTCTCACCTCTTACTACGTCCTCCGGGACCGCTTCCGATCCGCTCCCCGCGGCGACGGACCGACTTTAACCGCGTCAACTTCTCGCTGGTCACTGCTTTCCCGGGCGTTACTTCAGGACTGAGGAGGACGCCGAGCCTGACTTGGACGGAACGAAAGCCCGCACGTGCTGCTTAGAGCCGGGAGAATTAGCTGCCCTAAGAGGAACGCCAAAGAGCCTGCCGTGgcctctgggaaatgtagtttcagCGCTCAAAGCTGCCGGGCGTCGTTTTGAAGGCTGGGCCCTGTCTGCGCAGGCGCGCGATATCACTTTCTCCGCCCCACGCAGGGGCTGGCGCTGGCCGCCGCTTCGCCCTCTGGGAAGTGGAGTCTGGGAAGCCGAAGTGTTGCTGCTCTAGGACTCGCGGGTACTCGGCTCCGCGGCTCCCGGGGCAACGCGCAAGCGCAGTTCCGACCCGGACTGCCGACTCCAGCTCATTGTGTTCAGCCTGCGATGTGGCGGTTGCGGTTTCTCGCCGCGGGCAGAGGCTCCTCCAAGGGCAATCCTGTGGTGACCAGGTACGGCGGGCAGAGCCGCGTCGGGAGAGCGGGATCGGCCGTGGGGTAGTCGGGCCCTGGGGGGCAGGGCTGCGGGAAAGAACGGCGACTCGGTACGGGTAGTAGTCCGTGCCGGAGGACGCTGATCCGATACCCCAAACTTCTCGGGACATATGACTGAGCTTTGATTCCACAGAGGAAAGGGGAGGACGGCCAGGTTCAGGCTGTTGGCTTTAGGGTCCGAATGTGCGAGCACATGTGGAGGAGGATGCGGTCCAGGCCTCTGCGTGTGTCTCGGAGGAGCCGACTCCGGGGAGCCGGGGGACGCCTCCAGAGGTGGATGCTCCGGGCTGTGACGGAGCCCTGTCTGCGGACCTCGCCGAGGCCCGGCAGCCGCAGCCGCAGTCGCGGCAGCAGCTTCCGCGAGGACCCGGCAGAGGGCCGGAGGGGCGGTTGTATGAAGGAGACTCCCCGCCGCCCAGACACACTGCCTCTCGCCCACTCTGGCTCTTTGTCATCCAGACTGGGTGGAGGGGAAGAGGCCTGAGGTCAGAGAAGGGCTTGGCCTGAGAGGCCTTGGCAGTGACGACCCAGCCCTCGTAGCTTGCCTTTGGAGGAGAAAGAAGACCATCTTTCTCCACTTCATCCACTCTCCTTCCAGGCTGGGGGGAAACTTCTCTTGAGACCTGTCAGGTAACTTCAGGGTAAAGGCCAGGGGGTGGGTAGAAATCCCGAGATCTGGGGCGGAAGGGTGCTTTCTGCAAGGAAAACCCAACGTATTTAAGATACGGGAAGATGTGGAGGATTTGACTTAGATGCTGGGAGAGAATGTGGGGCTGGGAATGGCCTCATGTGGAGGGATCCCCTTGACAGTGGAGGCCGTCAAAACTAtccaaagaaagaggagagagaattggGAACAAATAGGAACCAAGAATCTACTGCTTCAGGGTACTGGGGGACTCCTAGAATGGGAATGCTCACTGCCTCAGTCTGGACTGTCTGTCCTCTGATCTCTTTTAACCCAGTTCTCCTCATAACAGGTGTGTAGAAGTTTCTAGCCTTGGTCCCATTTTGCCAGTCTCTGAAAGGGCTTATCAGAGAAGGAATGGCTGTCAGGCACCTGCCACCCATGGTCCAGGTGAGTGGGGAGTTGCTGCAgggttccccgcccccccccaaattGACTTAAAAGTTTTGAATGTAGAGGTTTGGAGAGGgtgggcttgtttttttttttaccctaacCAAGAGCTTTTCTCTTAATCCAATCTCAGTTAGAGGCCTGACCCCGTTCCTCTtgtataaagatataaagatagatagatagatagatagatagattgacaTTCTTCTTGTAGATATATTGACATATTATTTGTTGACATTGGGCTTCTCCTTAACTCCTTCTCAGGGAACACCACCTCTCTTGGCTTCTCAGCCAAGAGTTTCTAAGCAAGGCACTAGTTGTGATCAGAGAGGACAAGGTCATATTGTCCAGAATAACTGTTCCTGTGGGAACCGTGTTCATGTGTTGGAGGTG
Proteins encoded in this region:
- the ZFP2 gene encoding zinc finger protein ZFP2 translates to MERGLWPSLGEAWEPDNWLDGKEKNQDRHPHQVALTHKETLPERRAYGGHEFKRCSSQRSVFDIQQSVPVGQRPHNQNSCGEDTKQNSELIKAQSMFVGKKIYECNECRKTFSQSSSLLKHQRIHTGEKPYKCNVCGKHFIERSSLTVHQRIHTGEKPYKCNECGKTFSQSMNLTVHQRTHTGEKPYQCKECGKAFRKNSSLIQHERIHTGEKPYKCNECGKAFTQSMNLTVHQRTHTGEKPYECNECGKAFSQSMHLIVHQRSHTGEKPYECSECGKAFSKSSTLTLHQRNHTGEKPYKCNKCGKSFSQSTYLIEHQRLHSGVKPFECNQCGKAFSKNSSLTQHRRIHTGEKPYECMVCGKHFTGRSSLTVHQVIHTGEKPYECNECGKAFSQSAYLIEHQRIHTGEKPYECDQCGKAFIKNSSLIVHQRTHTGEKPYQCNECGKAFSRSTNLTRHQRTHT